Part of the Caulifigura coniformis genome, CGGACCGATCCGTTTGAACGGACCGTCCGGGAACTGCCCGGCGTGGTGGGGCGCGCCGACGAGGTTGTCAAAGAATCACGCAAGGCCATCGGTCTCGCCAAACGCGTCCTGGGACATGTGTGGATCGTTCGCGATCTCGACACGGCGACTCAGGTCGTGGAAACGTCCGGCGGCAAGGCAACGTGCGCCACGCTGCAGGGAGAACTGCTGAACGGCGATCTGCGACTCGTCGTGGGCGCGCTGTCGGCCGAGTCGGCCGTCGTGTCGCGTCGCAGTGAGCTCAAGCAACTCACACTCGACCTCAAACGCCTCGAACGGGCGATCGAAGGGGACGGCCGTCGGCTGGCCGAACTGATTGAAGTCCATGTATCGCGGGACGCGGCCGTTCGTGAAGCCGATGAGATTGTCGGCCGTCGGCTGGAAGAGGTCGCCGCTGCGCGGGCGATGTGCGACGTTCGCAATCGTGACCGGCAGCGATTGTTGGCGGAACTGGAAACCACCGAGGAACAGACTGCGCTTGCCATCGCCCGGCAGACTTCGGTTTACGACCAGGCCGACGCCCTGGAAGCGACAATCGACAGCCTGCGCCAGGAAGCATCGACGCTGGAGGAATCGATCACCGTCCTTCAGGCGGACATCGATTCGATCGACCAGGAGCTGCGCGAGCTCACCAGTGAACTCGACCTGCAGCGAGTCGAACTCGCCAAGCAGGAAGAGCGGCTGACCGGCTTGATCGAATCGCACGGTCGTTTTGACCGCGAACAGGGCGCCCGGATCAAGCAGCGGGAAGAGGCTGCGGAGCGCTTCGAGGAATCGCAGGCGGCGCTCGCCCGTGCCCAGTTGGCCATGCTTTCGGCATCGAACGAGTGCGCCACGCTCATTCTCAAGGTCGAGACGCTGCAGAGCGAGCGACGGATCCTCGACGAAGTACGGGCCCAGGTGCAGTCCCGCCGGAAGAAATACCTGGCCCAGGAAGACGCCTGCCGCAGCGAGCGGCACGAAGCCGTCGACGCCATGCACACGGCCGAAATGCAGCTGCGCGAGTTCACACGGCTTCGCACGGCCCTCGAAACCCGGATGCAGGAAGAGTTCCAGCTGTCGCTCGAGGAGATCGTCGCCTCCGAGGTATCCGCCTACGCTGACTATCTCGCCGCGAACCACGCCCCTGAAGAGCAGCCCGCTGCTGAAGAAGCCGACGAGACCGGCGAAGACCGCGAGACCGCGGACGACGACGAAATCATTACGAACGAGGGCGCACCGACGTTTGACGAGGTCCGGCCCGAGCTGGAGGCGGAAGTCGAACGGCTCCGGCGACGGATCAAGGCGCTGGGGAACGTGAATACCGAGTCGCTCGACGATCTCGACGAACTCGAAACCCGCTACAACGACCTGGCGGGCCAACTGAGCGACCTCAATGAGGCCAAGGCCGCGCTGGAGGACATCATCCGCCGGATCAATGTGGAAAGCCGCCGGATGTTTCTCGAAACGTTCGAGAGCATCTGCACGCACTTCCGTGAGTTGTTCCGGAAGCTTTTCGGCGGCGGTGAAGGAAACATCATCCTCGAGAATCCTGACGACGTTCTGGAGTGCGGGATCGACATTGTCGCCCGGCCGCCGGGCAAGGAACTGCGGAGCATCTCGCTGCTTAGCGGTGGCGAAAAGACGCTCACGGCCATCGCGCTGCTGTTCGCGATGTTCAAGAGCAAGCCCAGCCCGTACTGCATCCTGGACGAAGTCGACGCGGCTCTCGATGACGCGAACGTCGAGCGCTATGCCTCGATCGTGAAGGACTTCACCTACCTGTCCCAGTTCGTGATCATCACGCACCGGAAGCGGACGATGACGGCCGGCGACGTGCTGTACGGCGTCACGATGGAACAGGCGGGCATCTCGAAACGGATGTCGGTCCGCTTCGACGACGTCGGCGAGAACGGCGAAATCCTCGCCAAATCGAGAGCAGCCTGAGGCGACCCGAAGGCCGCCGCAGGCTGCAGAGTTCGACAGCAATCCCGCCGGCCCGGCGAGTTACTTCTTGTCGGCGAACAGGTCGACCCAGATCACCGTGAACATCAGGCCGACCACGAAGGCGAAGCCGATGTAGGTGGCCGTTACGAGCACCCGCTCGCTCGGCTTGCGACGGGCAATCGCTTCCCACAGCAGGAAGACCATATGTCCGCCGTCCAGCACCGGAATCGGCAGGAAGTTGATGACGGCCAGGTTGATGCTGATCAGCCCCAGGAACATCAGGAAGTCGGCGAAGCCTTCTTCCGCGACGACGGACGCCGCCTTGGCGATGCCGATCGGCCCGTGCAGGCTGCGGATCGAAAGGTCGCCCGAAACCAGGTTCCGAAGCGTCAGGTAGATATCGAGAACCGAGTTCCGGGTGTGGCGGAAGCTCATTTCCATCGCGTCGACGAAGGATTCGGCCTTCAGTTCGCGAACCATTGCTCCCAGGAGCAGGCCGCGCGTCGATGCCTGGAACCACTCGGTCGAGTCTTTCAGTTCAACGACGACCGGACGCGGATCGGTCGAACCTGAGCTGCGGACGTTGAGTGTCAGCTTCTTCAGCCGGGGCGTATCCTGGATCACCGAGTAGGCATACGGCCAACCGACTTCCGCGACCGACATCTGCCGAGGCTCGGAGCCCTTCTGGTCGGGATCGGCAGGAATCTCGAGCGACACGATGCTGTCGCCGGGTTGAATGCCGAGGTTGGCCGCAGGGCCTTCGGGATTGATCTGCACGATGTTGGGGAGGACGTCGACTGCGGCGCCGATCGCCTGGATTTCCAGGGGATCCTTTTCGTCCCGCGGGCCCGACCAGGCGATCGCCTTTTCGGGAACGAGCGTCACTTCACGGCTCTGCGGTTCGCTCCCTTTGACTTCCTTCGTGATCGTGACTTTCACTTCCTGGCCGGCACGCTCCTCGAAGTATTCCGGCAGCCGCATCGGATCGAGGTCGCGGCCCACTTCGCGGCCGTCGACGTGCGTGATCAGGTCGTTCAGCTCGAGCCCGGCGGTGACTGCGGGCGACTTGATTCGCAGATCCGTGATCCGTCCGATCGACATCCGCAAACCAATCTGCCGGAACGGCTCCGGCGCGACGGTCAGCTCCACGCGGGACGTCTTGTCCGACTGGTCTTTCTCCTTGCGCTCGACGGTGAACTTCAGCGTGTCCTTCCGTTTTGCGGCGAGCACGTCCTTCAACGCCATGAAGTTCTGCACCGGCACGCCGTCTACTTCGACGATCAGGTCGCCGGGAAGGAAGGCTGCCTGCGAGGCCGGGCTGCCGGGAATCGTGACCGGCGTCTTTTCCGGGTCGCGAACCGGGGCGACGCGGAGGCTGTACTGGTAGCCCGTGCCGATCCGGCGGCGAATTCCGGAGCGATCGGGGGAGAACGTTTCGTGGTAGGCGGTTCCGTCGGCATGTTTTCCGACGATCTCGATGTTGCCGCGGGAAAGGGCGGTCTGCCGCAGGATGTCCTGGAATTCTTCGACCTTGCGGCCGTTCATCGACGTGATGACATCGCCTTCGCGGACCCCGTGCTCCCAGGCCGGCATGCCGACCTTCACGAACCCGACCTCTCGGTCGAGCGCTTCGATCCCGGAGTGGAACGCAAACGCGAAGAACAGGATGCCGGTGATGATGTTCATCGTCACGCCGGCCGAGATGATCGCCATTCGCTGCGGCACGGACTTCGCCGTGTAGGAACGGGGATCGGCCGCGACCTGCTCATCGGCCATCTGGCCCGGATCGATGTCGTCCTGGCCGAGCATTTTGACGTATCCGCCGAACGGAATGGCCGACAGGGCGTATTCGGTTTCGCCCCATTTCTTGCGCCAGAGCACCGGGCCGAACCCGATGCTGAAGCGTTCGACCATCACGTTGCACCACTTGGCGACCGCGAAATGCCCGAGTTCGTGGAAGAAGATGACGAGGCCCAGTCCGATGGCCACGGTCGCGATATTCGTGATGCGGTCCAGGTAGGGAATGGCCGCTAACAGGTTGTCCAACGCTCCGTCTCCTCCCTGGCCCAGGCGTCGAGCTTGAGGAGCTCGTCCAATGACGGCGAGGGGTTGAAATGATGACTTTCCAGAACCTCGCGGCAGGCGCGAGCAATCTGCTGAAAGGATAGGTTGCCCGCGAGGAATCGTGCGACAGCAACTTCATTGGCGGCATTGAGTACCGCTCCGGAAGTGCCGCCGCGACGAGCCACTTCGAAACCCAGTTCCAGCGCTGGGAATCGTTCGAGATCAGGCGGCTGGAAGTCTAGCGAAAATCCGGCCGTGAAATCGAGACGGGGGGAGACCCCGGTCGCCCGGTGGGGATACGTAATTGCATACTGGATCGGCAGTTTCATGTCCGGCGGGGACATCTGCGCGATGACCGATCCGTCCACGAACTCGACCAGCGAATGGATGATCGACTGGGGATGGACGACGACCGCGATCTGCGAGGCGTTGGTGTCGAACAGCCAGCGGGCCTCGATCACTTCGAGTGCCTTGTTCATCATCGTGGCCGAATCGATGGTGATCTTGGGGCCCATCTGCCAGGTGGGGTGGGCGAGGGCCTCTTTGGGAGTGACCGTCGCCAGTTTCTCGAGCGGCCACGCCCGGAACGGCCCTCCACTGGCGGTCAGGATGATTCGCAGAAGGTCTTCACGACGGCCGCAGGCCAGCGTCTGGAAGATGGCGCCGTGCTCGCTGTCGACCGGGATGATTTCGGCCCCGGTTTTCTTAGCAAGGTCCATCACCAGCGGACCCGCGACGACCAGTGTTTCCTTGTTGGCGACAGCGACCCGCTTGCCGGCTTCCACCGCGGCCCAGGTCCCGTGCAGCCCCGCAGCACCCACGATTCCCGAAACGACGACGTCCGCTTCGGGGAGCGCGGCCGCCCTGATGACCGCTTCAGGACCGAAAGCGACCTCGGTTTCCGGCGGAAAGACACCGGCCGGGATCTGCGATTTGAGGGCCAGGTCCGCGATGGCCGCCAGTTGCGGCCGGAAACGCCAGCATTGGGCGGCCATGTCCTCCCACCGGCTGCGTGTGGCCAGCGCAACGATCTGCATCGACGAGGCGTGTGCCCCGACGACTTCGCAGCAGCTGGTACCGATCGATCCGGTCGATCCGAGGACGGAAATCCGTTTCATAGGCGGAACTTAGGGCAGGCCACGGATGGCCGCAATGGCGTGGGTGTGGTTGTTGTTGATGATTGGGCGGCGGCGAAGGAGAGGGCGACAAACCGTTTTTCGCCAGGCGCTGGCTTCGGTCATGGCGGATGGACTTTCTGCGCGCATTGATCAACGTTGTCGTCCACTTCGGCTCCATCAATCGCTCCTTCAATAGATGGGAGCGGGTTGCCTTTCTCTTTTCCGGGGCGGAGCAGTGCGATTTCGTGAACCGCATCCCCCCGCCCGGCGACGGAGTTGCTGAAATCACCGAGAATCCCACGCATGCCCCGCTCGCCCGACGATATCCGCAACGAACTGCTCGTCGTGCGGTGTCGTCGAAACGACCCGGCCGCGTGGGACGAACTCGTGAAAACGTTCAACGACCGGCTGTTCTATTTCGTTCGCCGGCTGGTGAACGGTGAGGACCAGGCCCTGGTGGTGATGCAGGAGACCTGGGTGCAGGTGCTGCGGAGCCTCCGGCATCTGCAGTCGGCCGATCGGCTGACGACGTGGCTGTACACGATCGCGCGGCGAATGGTGATGAACCACTACCGTCGAGAGTTCGCCGAGTTGGACCTCGCCGGCGATCCGTCGGCCGACGTCGTGGACGACGGAAACGATCCGATCACCGACCTGGAGAACGCCGAGTGGATTCATTTCGGCCTGGACCGGATCGGCCTGGCCGAGCGCGAAGTGCTCACGCTGTTCTTCCTCGAAGACTTCTCGATTGCACAGACCGCGGACGTTCTGGGAGTCCCTGAAGGAACGGTGAAGTCGCGATTGGCGCGGGCCCGTGCGGAACTTCGCCAGGTGCTTCAGCGGGAACGACAGGCGCGGACGGGAGGGCGTTCATGACCACGAAACAACGGCTGCGCGAATCGCTGCTGGCGCTCGATTCCCCAGAGCCGCAGCGACGTGAACAGCTGCAACAGGAGATTCAGACCATGATGATCCGCGAACTGTCGATGCCGCGACGCGCCTGGATGACGGCGCTGGTGGTCGCTGAGTTTGGAGCGGCCCTGTTCATCGGCTCCCTCGTCGTCACCGAGCCGGCGCTGCCGTGGCTGGCGCGGATCGGTCTGGGAGCGGGAACA contains:
- the smc gene encoding chromosome segregation protein SMC, which encodes MLKSLELLGFKSFAERTLFEFAPGITCVVGPNGSGKSNVVDSIKWILGDQSAKSLRGKEMTDVIFNGSSSRKPSQLAEASLTFDNTSGLLPIDAVEVKIGRRLYRSGDSEYLLNGNVVRLKDVRDLLLGTGAGTAAYSIIEQGRVDQILQSNPASRRQVFEEAAGISRFKAKRVDAERRLERVSQNLLRLTDIVGELESQLNTTRNQAGKAAKYRELTSELKVIWTGLAADDVRHMDSQKSGWDEKLETSRTRSEELQEQLARIEAGRQEIDEELSASDHKVRAVEQQMSVLQQAIATATANRANQSQRSEELAVEIGRLQTHQMSLVREESQASQELAEAELRLKTLEQSIQERRGSFERREVLAAEIQRKVGLARKDVREQRIAREAALQKIVTCERQLAALESQQASAGEAIDALERQRAEALVRLGQFEAADEETQENLARAEEALADARAARDGVAAERAKLHGELTRLETQLNHRREHRSVWQARLQVLKEWDASHAGVGTGVREFLARAAESRGAPWNTVKGLVCNLLDVPLEVAPLIDLALGEQSQAVVVEDLQPWIAYWRKPDSVAAGRIAMIGLNLNGDIRRTDPFERTVRELPGVVGRADEVVKESRKAIGLAKRVLGHVWIVRDLDTATQVVETSGGKATCATLQGELLNGDLRLVVGALSAESAVVSRRSELKQLTLDLKRLERAIEGDGRRLAELIEVHVSRDAAVREADEIVGRRLEEVAAARAMCDVRNRDRQRLLAELETTEEQTALAIARQTSVYDQADALEATIDSLRQEASTLEESITVLQADIDSIDQELRELTSELDLQRVELAKQEERLTGLIESHGRFDREQGARIKQREEAAERFEESQAALARAQLAMLSASNECATLILKVETLQSERRILDEVRAQVQSRRKKYLAQEDACRSERHEAVDAMHTAEMQLREFTRLRTALETRMQEEFQLSLEEIVASEVSAYADYLAANHAPEEQPAAEEADETGEDRETADDDEIITNEGAPTFDEVRPELEAEVERLRRRIKALGNVNTESLDDLDELETRYNDLAGQLSDLNEAKAALEDIIRRINVESRRMFLETFESICTHFRELFRKLFGGGEGNIILENPDDVLECGIDIVARPPGKELRSISLLSGGEKTLTAIALLFAMFKSKPSPYCILDEVDAALDDANVERYASIVKDFTYLSQFVIITHRKRTMTAGDVLYGVTMEQAGISKRMSVRFDDVGENGEILAKSRAA
- the rseP gene encoding RIP metalloprotease RseP, which encodes MDNLLAAIPYLDRITNIATVAIGLGLVIFFHELGHFAVAKWCNVMVERFSIGFGPVLWRKKWGETEYALSAIPFGGYVKMLGQDDIDPGQMADEQVAADPRSYTAKSVPQRMAIISAGVTMNIITGILFFAFAFHSGIEALDREVGFVKVGMPAWEHGVREGDVITSMNGRKVEEFQDILRQTALSRGNIEIVGKHADGTAYHETFSPDRSGIRRRIGTGYQYSLRVAPVRDPEKTPVTIPGSPASQAAFLPGDLIVEVDGVPVQNFMALKDVLAAKRKDTLKFTVERKEKDQSDKTSRVELTVAPEPFRQIGLRMSIGRITDLRIKSPAVTAGLELNDLITHVDGREVGRDLDPMRLPEYFEERAGQEVKVTITKEVKGSEPQSREVTLVPEKAIAWSGPRDEKDPLEIQAIGAAVDVLPNIVQINPEGPAANLGIQPGDSIVSLEIPADPDQKGSEPRQMSVAEVGWPYAYSVIQDTPRLKKLTLNVRSSGSTDPRPVVVELKDSTEWFQASTRGLLLGAMVRELKAESFVDAMEMSFRHTRNSVLDIYLTLRNLVSGDLSIRSLHGPIGIAKAASVVAEEGFADFLMFLGLISINLAVINFLPIPVLDGGHMVFLLWEAIARRKPSERVLVTATYIGFAFVVGLMFTVIWVDLFADKK
- a CDS encoding 1-deoxy-D-xylulose-5-phosphate reductoisomerase encodes the protein MKRISVLGSTGSIGTSCCEVVGAHASSMQIVALATRSRWEDMAAQCWRFRPQLAAIADLALKSQIPAGVFPPETEVAFGPEAVIRAAALPEADVVVSGIVGAAGLHGTWAAVEAGKRVAVANKETLVVAGPLVMDLAKKTGAEIIPVDSEHGAIFQTLACGRREDLLRIILTASGGPFRAWPLEKLATVTPKEALAHPTWQMGPKITIDSATMMNKALEVIEARWLFDTNASQIAVVVHPQSIIHSLVEFVDGSVIAQMSPPDMKLPIQYAITYPHRATGVSPRLDFTAGFSLDFQPPDLERFPALELGFEVARRGGTSGAVLNAANEVAVARFLAGNLSFQQIARACREVLESHHFNPSPSLDELLKLDAWAREETERWTTC
- a CDS encoding RNA polymerase sigma factor; protein product: MPRSPDDIRNELLVVRCRRNDPAAWDELVKTFNDRLFYFVRRLVNGEDQALVVMQETWVQVLRSLRHLQSADRLTTWLYTIARRMVMNHYRREFAELDLAGDPSADVVDDGNDPITDLENAEWIHFGLDRIGLAEREVLTLFFLEDFSIAQTADVLGVPEGTVKSRLARARAELRQVLQRERQARTGGRS